TAATTGCTTTTACATTTGCTTTCATCGGTCATTTCACCCCTGTTTGCTCTGAAGACTGACATATTCTACAACCGGGGCCTGAATCTTCTGCTCGCCCATACGGGTTGCTGAACGGATTCTAACAAGACGCTTTGCCGGTCCGGGAATGCTTCCTTTGATCAGGACGTAGTTGTTACGTACAAGACCGTAGTGGAGGAAGCCGCCTGCCGGGTTGATTTCGTCTGCGTTCTCACCGATCTTGATGATGCGTTTGTTGAACTCAGTACGCTGCTGGAAACCCATCTGACCCGGCATTGGTACCTGCCAGCGGACGTGGTGGGGAGTCCATGGACCAAGAGTTCCGATATGTCTTTCCTTCTTGGTTCTTGCGTGCTTTCTCTTACGAAGGGTAATGCCGAATCTCTTGACGGCGCCCTGGAATCCTTTTCCTTTGGTGATACCGGTAATGTCGGCAAACTGACCCTCGCTTAAGAGGGACTTCATATCGACATCGGTTCCAAGGATGGAAAGAGCGTAGTCAAAGCGTTCCTGTACACTGCCGCCTGCAACACGGATCTCCATAAGGTCCGGGACCTTCTTTGGAATACCGGTGAGTTCAGTCGGTTTGGTGTACATGAGCACCATTACTTCAACAACATCGCCAATTGCAGCATTGATCTTCTCGGTTGCTTTTGCAGCATTGTTGGTCTTTGCTTTGGTGATTCTGCCGGAAAGTGCTTCGAGATTTTCTGCCCAGACTTCGGTAAGCGGGTGTTTGCCGTAGGTATCCTTAACGTAAACACGGATGGCTGCAACGGTCATGGCGGGGATCTCGATAACGGTTACGGGAACCATTACTTCCTTACCTTCAGTCGGACTCTTTTTGTGATCGTCGATCATGATCACATGGGTCATACCGGCTTTGTAGCCTGCAAATCCCTGGAGCATTGGCTGCCCATTGTATTCCGGCCAGGACTGGTACTTTGGTACAATTCCCTTGGCCCGTTTACGGGGATAGTATGCGAGTGACCCAGCACGGGGTCTCACTGTTCTCATTTATTAATCAATCCTTTAATGTCCTCTTTTGCTTACGCAATGAAGACGTCTGCTGTGGTTGTCATCAATATGACAGCCGTTCTTTCACCGCCGGCTTCCTTCTATGTGAGGAATCGACCCGCGGGACGCATTTTGTCGGTCTCTGTGTTTTACACGCATACAGCACCGTAGGGCTGGCGTGCGACACATTGGACGGAAAGACGGGAGTTCAACACACGTATATTTCCAACGTGTGAAGGCACGCAAATATTACTTTGCATACAATTGAGATTCCTTGCGGGATATCCGATTATGAACACGATAACGTCTTATCTGTTCATTTGCCCGATTTGCAGTAGTTATACTGCGGTTTCCAAGTCTCACGAAAGAGAACCTGACTTCCGATACGCTTCCTGACGTCCAGGAAAGGGCACATCATTATGACGTTCGCCCGGCGCATCTGATCAGACCTATTCTAGGTCTTAACTTCTGCCGCGGAATTCCCGCTCAGAGTTACACAATTACGAAACAAACGTGAAATCACGAACGTTTCATACCAACTGGATATCCTCATTCAGTAGATCTTGCTGATATCAGCCTATTGAAGGCTCCTATATAATTGGAGAAGAGAGAATATAAAGTGTTGTATGATAGGGCTGAATCAGTCCAAACGCCATACACCAGATCTTAAAAATTCACAAGCAAAATTACCTGAAAAATACGATCGTAACCATAATCAGCCAAAGTACAGTTCGCCGTCATTATTCAAATAAACAATGATATCCTCTTTCACATGCCGGCCTTTGATTTTTTCAGGCATATATGATGAAATCCTGTTGATTAAGGCAAGTGTGTCAAAACGAATTTTAATATTGAGGGGGGCCGCTGCGATATAGATGATCTTTGGAGCCTCTATCAGATCCGTACCTTCCGGAAGAATACACAGTTCAGTGGCGTCAAGCGTATACAGAAACTCCAATGTCTCCTTTGCCCGACGAATATTTTCATTGGCGGATTTTTCAATAGTGCAGATGTTGGCCTTGGATGTGCCAAGTCGGTCAGCAATCTGCTGCTGCGTCATACCTTTTTTACGAAATCGTATGACTTCCTTCTGACGGTCAGTAAGAAGCGTATCTTTCATACGATTATTAATTCAACCTGATTAACTATAAATGATTTGATTAAACATTCATTTTATTGAAACAAAATGAGAGTATTGCGCGCAGGCAGGAACGGGCATATCTACGCAAAAGCACCCAAAATGTTGGACATTGTACCTCTATCATAAGGCCCGGATAAGAAAACATTGTGGAAACACCCGCACATTTGATTCAGATAGATGATAACCGGCAGGATTTGTGGTTGTTTGATTTCATAACAGTGTCATTCACAAACCTTATATTGATTCTCGTCGATAATCTGATGTTCTCATTTCAAAATGAGAGGTGTATCAAATATGGTAGTTAAGGTAGGAGTTGCAAAACTCGGTAACATCGCATCAGGTGTTATGGCAGAGTTACTTTTAGATGAGCGTGCAGACCGTGAAGACATGATGACATTCATGGCAACTTCCGGAACCAAACTGCAGAAGGAAGATGTTGACCGTGTCGTTTCAAACCTGAAAGCATGGCAGCCCGACTTCGCAATTGTTGTCTCCCCAAACGGAGTTCTCGAGGGCCCCGTTGGTGCACGTGAAGATCTCAAAGCAGCAGGTATCCCGACCATCGTCATCACTGACGATGTCACAACCAAGAAAGAAGGCTGGGAAGCACTCAAGGCATCCGGCTTCGGCTACATCATCGTCAAAGCAGACGCAATGATCGGTGCACGCCGCGAATTCCTCGACCCAGTCGAGATGGCTGACTACAACGGCAACCTCGTGAAAGTCCTTGCACTTACCGGTGCATTCCGCAAACTCCAGACAGAGCTTGACAAAGTCATCGACCAGGTGAAAGCAGGCAAGAAAGGTGCAGAGCTCGAACTCCCGAAACTCGTTCTGAACTCTGACAACTCGACCAAAGGCGAGTTCACAAACCCCTATGCACAGGCAAAAGCACGTGCAGCATACGAGATCGCACAGGCAGTTGCAGGTGTCAACGTTAAAGGCTGTTTCATGACCAAAGAGTGGACAGACTACGTACCAATCGTCACCTCAGCACACGAAATGATGC
The sequence above is a segment of the uncultured Methanocorpusculum sp. genome. Coding sequences within it:
- a CDS encoding 50S ribosomal protein L3, whose translation is MRTVRPRAGSLAYYPRKRAKGIVPKYQSWPEYNGQPMLQGFAGYKAGMTHVIMIDDHKKSPTEGKEVMVPVTVIEIPAMTVAAIRVYVKDTYGKHPLTEVWAENLEALSGRITKAKTNNAAKATEKINAAIGDVVEVMVLMYTKPTELTGIPKKVPDLMEIRVAGGSVQERFDYALSILGTDVDMKSLLSEGQFADITGITKGKGFQGAVKRFGITLRKRKHARTKKERHIGTLGPWTPHHVRWQVPMPGQMGFQQRTEFNKRIIKIGENADEINPAGGFLHYGLVRNNYVLIKGSIPGPAKRLVRIRSATRMGEQKIQAPVVEYVSLQSKQG
- a CDS encoding Tfx family DNA-binding protein, whose amino-acid sequence is MKDTLLTDRQKEVIRFRKKGMTQQQIADRLGTSKANICTIEKSANENIRRAKETLEFLYTLDATELCILPEGTDLIEAPKIIYIAAAPLNIKIRFDTLALINRISSYMPEKIKGRHVKEDIIVYLNNDGELYFG
- a CDS encoding F420-dependent methylenetetrahydromethanopterin dehydrogenase, whose translation is MVVKVGVAKLGNIASGVMAELLLDERADREDMMTFMATSGTKLQKEDVDRVVSNLKAWQPDFAIVVSPNGVLEGPVGAREDLKAAGIPTIVITDDVTTKKEGWEALKASGFGYIIVKADAMIGARREFLDPVEMADYNGNLVKVLALTGAFRKLQTELDKVIDQVKAGKKGAELELPKLVLNSDNSTKGEFTNPYAQAKARAAYEIAQAVAGVNVKGCFMTKEWTDYVPIVTSAHEMMRAAAELCDQARELEKGCDGIIRKPHKKTGEIVSKVALISKPE